A genomic region of Hallerella porci contains the following coding sequences:
- the rplK gene encoding 50S ribosomal protein L11 has product MAKKIAGYIKLQIPGGAANPSPPVGPALGQKGVNIMQFCKAFNAQTQNEKGMIIPVVITVYADKSFTFITKVPPVPVLVKKAAGIETASGEPNRKKVGKITKAQVKEIAEKKMPDLNTIDIEAAMRMVAGTARSMGVDVVD; this is encoded by the coding sequence GTGGCAAAGAAAATTGCAGGTTATATTAAGCTTCAGATCCCCGGCGGGGCTGCAAACCCGTCTCCTCCGGTAGGTCCTGCTCTGGGCCAGAAGGGCGTGAACATTATGCAGTTCTGCAAAGCGTTCAATGCTCAGACCCAGAATGAAAAGGGAATGATCATCCCCGTGGTTATCACGGTTTATGCTGACAAGAGCTTTACCTTCATTACGAAGGTTCCTCCTGTACCTGTTCTCGTAAAGAAAGCAGCTGGCATTGAAACCGCCTCGGGCGAACCGAACCGTAAAAAAGTCGGTAAGATCACCAAGGCTCAAGTCAAGGAAATCGCTGAAAAGAAGATGCCTGACTTGAATACAATTGACATTGAAGCCGCAATGCGCATGGTTGCGGGCACCGCACGCTCTATGGGCGTCGATGTTGTCGACTAA
- the nusG gene encoding transcription termination/antitermination protein NusG, with amino-acid sequence MLWYAVHTFSGQESKIKKNIEMLIEREGVQDKFGRILIPESATQVNVRGKRKTVVSKLFPAYLLIEMELDELTQHLVTSVQGVTHFGGTSRQNKMPVPLRQSEVDRLLGIKTEDVEQDVIQNPYVVGDTVSIKDGPFEGFDGVVEEILAEKKKLRVMVSVFGRPTPVELGFNQAERAL; translated from the coding sequence ATGTTATGGTATGCAGTCCATACGTTTTCCGGTCAGGAAAGCAAAATCAAGAAAAACATTGAAATGCTGATTGAACGCGAAGGTGTTCAAGACAAGTTTGGTCGTATTCTCATCCCCGAGTCTGCGACGCAAGTGAACGTCCGAGGAAAGCGCAAGACCGTGGTCTCCAAGCTTTTCCCGGCGTATTTGCTTATAGAGATGGAGCTGGACGAGCTCACCCAGCACCTAGTGACTTCTGTTCAAGGAGTTACTCATTTCGGAGGAACTAGTCGTCAGAATAAGATGCCGGTTCCTCTTCGTCAGAGCGAGGTCGATAGACTGCTCGGCATCAAAACAGAAGATGTCGAACAGGATGTGATCCAGAATCCGTATGTTGTTGGTGATACCGTTTCCATTAAGGATGGTCCGTTCGAAGGCTTTGATGGAGTGGTCGAAGAAATTCTCGCAGAGAAGAAAAAGCTTCGTGTGATGGTTTCTGTGTTTGGCCGCCCCACGCCGGTGGAATTGGGCTTTAACCAAGCGGAACGTGCATTATAA